A genomic window from Fibrobacter sp. UWH6 includes:
- a CDS encoding SIR2 family protein, producing the protein MKKISATEKQKELVFTIIQDFLKNPPVVIWGSGATAGFGMPGMGALNDCLKNKMKDFDGSLNDLETELGNPKYESQMPLIRSIIWNEIKENDEKVLEKLLKCQDDFLGIKEMIEVFSKPYPKNLNIITTNYDRVLEHSMSYFDISYTDGFSGQNMSIFNENLFKEKSSTVKLVKVHGSLNWFDVNGKIRYSSQEITDAHKIIPPGKKKYEEAYKTPYRELIQQSDQFIKNGKSFFVVGFGFNDSHLTTEICNQVSNGIPIVLVSKKITDEAKKELKNAHKYVFIEESSKKSCTRFYYKKSQKEKEETCDIPGDFWTLKDFMENILKGDE; encoded by the coding sequence ATGAAAAAAATATCTGCAACTGAAAAGCAGAAGGAACTTGTTTTTACCATAATTCAAGATTTCTTGAAAAATCCTCCTGTTGTAATATGGGGCTCTGGCGCAACAGCGGGATTTGGTATGCCTGGGATGGGGGCTTTAAATGATTGTTTAAAGAATAAAATGAAGGATTTTGATGGTTCATTAAATGATTTAGAAACGGAACTTGGTAATCCCAAATATGAATCGCAAATGCCTCTGATTAGATCAATAATATGGAATGAAATAAAGGAAAATGATGAAAAAGTACTTGAAAAACTTTTGAAATGTCAAGATGATTTTCTTGGAATAAAGGAAATGATAGAGGTTTTTTCTAAACCATATCCCAAAAACTTAAATATAATAACGACGAATTATGACCGCGTTTTAGAACATTCAATGTCTTATTTTGATATTAGTTATACGGATGGATTTTCTGGTCAGAATATGTCTATTTTTAATGAAAATTTATTTAAAGAAAAAAGTTCAACTGTTAAATTAGTTAAAGTTCATGGTTCTTTGAATTGGTTTGATGTCAATGGAAAAATCCGATATTCTTCTCAAGAGATTACGGATGCTCATAAGATTATTCCTCCAGGCAAAAAGAAATACGAAGAAGCTTATAAAACGCCATACCGAGAATTAATCCAACAATCTGATCAATTTATAAAAAACGGGAAAAGTTTTTTTGTTGTGGGATTTGGTTTTAACGATTCTCACCTTACTACCGAAATTTGCAATCAGGTGTCGAATGGCATTCCTATTGTTCTTGTGTCAAAAAAAATAACTGATGAAGCAAAAAAAGAATTAAAAAATGCGCATAAATATGTTTTTATAGAAGAGTCTAGTAAAAAGAGTTGCACTCGTTTTTACTATAAAAAAAGCCAAAAGGAAAAGGAAGAAACTTGTGATATTCCGGGTGATTTTTGGACGTTAAAAGATTTTATGGAAAATATTCTTAAAGGAGATGAATGA
- a CDS encoding ATP-binding protein, which yields MSEKIDVIGKVQSVDTGNVTIIVEKEDLLNSVQINQIVTIDSTKVNEQIIGLITKIMRKASTDKIDEGDVEIPIENVIKVVLVGTLIERSGTEKNIFKRTLNTVPSINAECHLLQDEKLSKFMNIISSNSPNPLTIGKYTISEGSNANLDGNKFFQRHAVIVGGTGSGKSWTVANVLEKASKLESINCIVFDLHGEYEPLKGFGNVSLLRIAGPSDSASDDNALFLPYWLLSYEEMEALLLDRSDSNAPNQARTLFDLIITEKKKTLETVKDSDVLNNFTIESPIPYSIEDVLEYLRKKDDEMVPGARTGTEKQGPLNGKLTRFIQRLESKRSDKRLNFIFSSETELMDYDWFEKLINKLLDFGNKNGLKIIDFSEVPSDILPLITGLVGRLVFSIQQWMNADLRHPVALFCDEAHLYIPEKADGGMEEKGLHSFERIAKEGRKYGVSLVVISQRPSDVNKTVLSQCGNFIAMRLTNPDDQNVIKRLFPDNLGDFSEMLPILDVGECLIVGDASLLPTRVIVEEPSIHPNSATIDFWDEWSKKKTVNGIADAVKALRMQHK from the coding sequence ATGAGCGAAAAGATTGATGTCATTGGCAAGGTTCAAAGCGTAGATACCGGAAATGTGACAATTATTGTTGAAAAGGAGGATCTCTTAAACAGTGTCCAAATCAATCAAATTGTGACAATTGATTCTACAAAAGTAAATGAACAAATTATTGGTTTAATTACAAAAATAATGCGAAAAGCCTCAACTGACAAAATAGACGAAGGCGATGTTGAGATTCCTATTGAAAATGTGATAAAAGTTGTTCTGGTTGGAACCCTTATTGAAAGATCTGGCACTGAAAAAAATATTTTTAAAAGAACGTTAAATACTGTTCCTAGCATAAATGCGGAATGTCATCTTCTTCAAGATGAAAAACTTTCCAAGTTTATGAATATCATATCGTCAAATAGCCCAAATCCTCTTACTATAGGAAAATACACGATTTCTGAGGGCTCAAATGCCAATCTAGATGGAAATAAATTTTTTCAACGTCATGCCGTAATTGTTGGAGGTACTGGTTCGGGTAAGTCTTGGACTGTTGCAAATGTTCTTGAAAAAGCTTCTAAATTAGAGTCCATAAATTGTATAGTTTTTGATTTACATGGGGAATATGAGCCGTTAAAAGGTTTCGGAAATGTTTCTTTATTGCGAATAGCGGGCCCTTCAGATAGTGCGTCTGATGACAATGCTTTATTTTTGCCGTATTGGCTTTTGTCATATGAAGAAATGGAAGCTTTGTTGCTTGACAGAAGTGATTCTAATGCACCCAATCAAGCTCGCACTCTGTTTGATCTAATTATAACTGAAAAAAAGAAAACTTTGGAAACTGTAAAGGATTCTGATGTCCTGAATAATTTTACGATAGAAAGCCCTATTCCATATTCGATTGAAGATGTTTTAGAATATTTGAGAAAAAAAGATGATGAAATGGTTCCTGGTGCACGAACAGGAACTGAAAAACAGGGACCTCTTAATGGAAAGCTTACTCGTTTTATTCAGCGATTGGAAAGTAAACGAAGTGATAAACGCTTGAATTTTATTTTTAGTTCAGAAACTGAATTGATGGACTATGATTGGTTTGAAAAATTAATAAATAAACTGCTTGATTTTGGCAATAAAAATGGTTTGAAAATTATTGATTTTTCAGAAGTTCCATCGGACATTCTTCCTTTGATAACGGGGCTTGTTGGTAGATTGGTTTTCTCTATTCAACAATGGATGAATGCAGATTTACGGCATCCAGTAGCCTTATTCTGCGATGAGGCTCATTTGTATATTCCGGAAAAGGCCGATGGAGGCATGGAAGAAAAAGGCTTGCATAGTTTTGAAAGAATTGCCAAAGAAGGGCGTAAATATGGCGTGTCTTTGGTTGTGATTAGTCAGAGGCCATCAGATGTAAATAAAACCGTTTTAAGTCAATGTGGTAATTTCATTGCGATGAGATTGACGAACCCCGATGATCAAAACGTTATTAAGCGTCTCTTTCCAGATAATCTAGGTGATTTTTCTGAAATGTTGCCTATCTTGGATGTGGGCGAATGCTTGATTGTCGGTGATGCTTCCTTGTTGCCAACAAGGGTTATTGTTGAAGAACCTTCTATCCATCCAAATAGCGCAACAATCGATTTTTGGGATGAATGGAGTAAGAAGAAGACTGTAAACGGAATTGCCGACGCTGTTAAGGCTTTGAGAATGCAACATAAATGA